Proteins co-encoded in one Paraburkholderia edwinii genomic window:
- the prfA gene encoding peptide chain release factor 1: MKTSMQSKLDQLTTRLAELNDLLSREDVTANLDQYRKLTREHAELGPVVEHYALWRQAVNDATTAQELMSDPSMKEFAEEEIRAARERMEQLQGELQRMLLPKDPNDERNIFLEIRAGTGGDESALFAGDLLRMYLRYAERNRWQVEMMSASESDLGGYKEVIVRIAGEAAYSKLKFESGGHRVQRVPATETQGRIHTSACTVAVMPEADEIGEVEINPADLRIDTFRASGAGGQHINKTDSAVRVTHLPTGIVVECQDDRSQHKNKDRALKVLAARIKDKQYHEQHAKEAATRKSLIGSGDRSERIRTYNFPQGRLTDHRINLTLYRLEALMEGDLDELIAALVSEHQAELLASLGDAE, translated from the coding sequence ATGAAAACGAGCATGCAAAGCAAGCTCGACCAGCTCACGACACGGCTGGCCGAACTGAACGACCTGTTGAGCCGCGAAGACGTCACCGCGAATCTCGATCAATACCGCAAGCTCACGCGTGAGCATGCGGAGCTGGGGCCTGTGGTCGAGCACTACGCGCTGTGGCGCCAGGCGGTCAATGACGCGACGACCGCGCAGGAGCTGATGTCCGATCCGTCGATGAAGGAATTCGCCGAAGAAGAAATCCGCGCCGCGCGCGAGCGGATGGAGCAGCTTCAAGGCGAATTGCAGCGCATGCTGCTGCCGAAAGATCCGAACGACGAGCGCAATATCTTCCTCGAAATTCGCGCGGGCACGGGCGGCGACGAGTCGGCGCTGTTCGCGGGCGACTTGCTGCGCATGTATCTGCGCTATGCGGAGCGCAACCGCTGGCAGGTCGAAATGATGTCGGCAAGCGAATCGGACCTCGGCGGTTATAAGGAAGTGATCGTGCGTATTGCCGGCGAAGCCGCATACTCGAAGCTCAAGTTCGAGTCGGGCGGCCATCGCGTGCAGCGCGTGCCGGCCACCGAGACGCAAGGCCGCATCCATACGTCCGCGTGCACGGTGGCGGTGATGCCGGAAGCCGATGAGATCGGTGAAGTCGAGATCAATCCCGCCGACCTGCGCATCGATACGTTCCGTGCGTCGGGCGCCGGCGGCCAGCACATCAACAAGACGGACTCGGCGGTGCGCGTCACGCACTTGCCGACCGGTATCGTCGTCGAGTGTCAGGACGACCGCTCGCAGCACAAGAATAAGGACCGCGCGCTGAAGGTGCTCGCCGCGCGCATCAAGGACAAGCAATACCACGAGCAGCACGCGAAGGAAGCCGCGACGCGCAAGAGCCTGATCGGCTCAGGCGACCGCTCGGAGCGCATCCGCACGTACAACTTCCCGCAAGGGCGGCTCACCGATCACCGGATCAACCTGACGCTGTACCGGCTCGAAGCGCTGATGGAAGGCGATCTCGACGAGCTGATCGCGGCGCTGGTCAGCGAGCATCAGGCCGAGTTGCTTGCGTCGCTCGGCGACGCGGAGTAA